From Butyricimonas paravirosa, one genomic window encodes:
- a CDS encoding ParA family protein, whose product MSKETLFVAISNQKGGVGKSALSVVLASYFHFEKGLNVAIVDCDSPQHSLVRMRERDKKAVSNSAYYRQLIKQQWNQVQKKAYPIVGSTAEKAREAADAIAASGDYDLIFVDLPGTVESTGVFRTIVNMDYVLTPTVPDLIVMQSTLSFATTVLDHIKKMENTPLLKDIFFFWNKLKKRTNVEILKSYSEVMRELHLTVLDSTLPDLCRYEKEITHAKRAFFRCTLLPPPARQLEGSGLVELAEELMVKLKLGQS is encoded by the coding sequence ATGAGTAAAGAAACTTTGTTCGTTGCGATTAGCAACCAGAAAGGAGGGGTCGGGAAATCGGCCCTGTCCGTAGTGCTTGCCAGTTACTTCCATTTCGAGAAGGGACTGAACGTGGCTATCGTTGACTGTGACTCTCCCCAACACAGTCTCGTACGTATGAGGGAGCGTGACAAAAAGGCTGTTTCCAACAGCGCCTATTACCGGCAACTGATCAAACAGCAGTGGAACCAAGTGCAGAAAAAGGCTTATCCCATTGTAGGCTCCACCGCTGAAAAGGCAAGGGAAGCGGCTGATGCGATTGCGGCAAGCGGGGATTATGACCTTATTTTCGTGGATCTTCCCGGAACGGTAGAATCCACCGGGGTATTCCGAACGATTGTCAATATGGACTACGTGCTTACTCCCACCGTTCCGGACCTGATTGTGATGCAGAGTACACTGTCCTTTGCCACGACCGTGCTTGACCATATCAAGAAGATGGAAAATACCCCGTTGCTCAAGGACATCTTCTTTTTCTGGAACAAGTTGAAAAAACGTACCAATGTGGAGATTCTCAAGTCATATTCGGAAGTCATGAGGGAGCTGCATCTGACAGTCCTCGACAGCACGCTTCCTGACCTGTGCCGTTATGAAAAGGAGATTACCCATGCCAAGCGTGCCTTTTTCCGTTGCACGCTGCTGCCGCCTCCGGCCAGACAACTGGAAGGCAGCGGGCTGGTGGAACTTGCGGAAGAGCTTATGGTCAAACTTAAACTCGGACAGTCATGA